One region of Rhodothermus profundi genomic DNA includes:
- the merA gene encoding mercury(II) reductase — translation MKKILALHIKGMTCAHCARAIERALRQVAGVTRAQVVDWSHGRVMVTWKGKTVEAEALAQAIAAAGPGYRLERWEVVREIGDKTLPEGVSDRVDYDLLIIGGGSAAFAAALRARELGFRSLIVNEGLPPGGTCVNVGCVPSKALIRAAEAHYRAAHHPFAGIRSTSQVVDFGALIEQVQALTSKLRQHKYLDLIDGRQIAFRKGRARLAGPNTIQIGDEIFSGRAVLIATGARTALPPVPGLTEGPYLTHETLYRLDTLPGHLIVLGGGYIGLENAQAFARLGCQVTLLQRSARILSREDPDVSDTLAAYLQEEGVDIRTGVQLQHVSWQQDGVQVRYVQAGKTHRISGTHLLVATGRRGNTDHLGLEALGIATDPQGFLQVDETLRTTVPTVWGAGDVIGAPLFVYTAAYEGKLAAENALLHQQERRDEQNVPWVIFTDPQVAGVGLDERAAQAAGLDYETSVLPISEVPRAQVGRDARGFLKLLRDPRSDRLLGARIVAPEGGELLMGLSLALRYDIPVSELARCFCPYLTWSEAVKLAALGFTKDVRQLSCCAT, via the coding sequence ATGAAAAAAATCTTAGCCCTGCATATCAAGGGGATGACGTGCGCTCACTGCGCGCGTGCGATTGAACGGGCACTCCGGCAGGTGGCTGGCGTGACGCGGGCACAAGTGGTCGACTGGTCCCATGGACGAGTGATGGTTACGTGGAAGGGGAAGACAGTGGAGGCCGAAGCGCTGGCACAGGCTATCGCCGCCGCTGGTCCTGGCTATCGGCTGGAGCGGTGGGAAGTGGTGCGTGAGATCGGCGATAAAACGCTGCCTGAGGGCGTTTCGGATCGGGTGGATTACGATCTGCTGATCATCGGTGGCGGATCGGCAGCGTTTGCGGCAGCGTTGCGGGCGCGTGAACTGGGCTTCCGCAGCCTGATCGTCAACGAAGGGCTACCCCCTGGAGGCACCTGCGTGAACGTCGGGTGCGTGCCGTCGAAAGCGCTCATTCGGGCAGCCGAAGCCCATTACCGCGCGGCGCATCATCCGTTTGCTGGAATTCGCTCGACCAGCCAGGTGGTGGACTTTGGCGCCCTGATCGAACAGGTGCAGGCGCTCACCAGCAAACTGCGCCAGCATAAGTACCTGGACCTGATCGATGGCAGGCAGATCGCCTTTCGGAAAGGACGGGCGCGCCTGGCCGGTCCGAACACGATCCAGATCGGCGATGAGATTTTCTCGGGCCGTGCTGTGCTGATTGCGACCGGTGCGCGGACGGCCCTGCCGCCTGTTCCAGGACTGACCGAAGGCCCGTATCTCACGCATGAAACGCTGTATCGGCTGGATACCCTGCCCGGGCATCTGATTGTGCTGGGCGGCGGCTACATCGGGCTGGAAAACGCGCAGGCGTTCGCCCGACTCGGCTGCCAGGTGACGCTCCTGCAACGCTCGGCCCGGATTCTCTCTCGGGAGGATCCTGATGTGTCTGATACCCTGGCGGCCTATCTGCAGGAAGAAGGCGTGGACATTCGGACCGGCGTGCAGCTCCAGCACGTTTCCTGGCAGCAGGACGGAGTGCAGGTGCGTTACGTCCAAGCCGGGAAAACCCACCGGATCAGCGGTACGCACCTGCTGGTGGCCACCGGACGCCGGGGCAATACGGACCACCTGGGCCTGGAGGCGCTGGGCATTGCAACCGACCCGCAGGGTTTTTTGCAGGTGGACGAGACGCTGCGGACTACTGTACCCACCGTATGGGGCGCAGGCGATGTGATTGGTGCGCCGCTGTTCGTGTACACCGCCGCGTACGAAGGAAAGCTGGCTGCAGAAAATGCCTTGCTGCATCAGCAGGAGCGACGCGACGAGCAGAACGTGCCCTGGGTCATTTTTACGGATCCCCAGGTGGCCGGGGTGGGCCTGGACGAACGGGCGGCGCAGGCAGCCGGCCTCGACTACGAAACCTCCGTGCTGCCGATTTCCGAGGTGCCGCGCGCGCAGGTGGGGCGCGACGCGCGCGGCTTCCTGAAGCTGCTACGTGACCCCCGGAGCGACCGGCTCCTGGGCGCCCGCATCGTGGCCCCGGAAGGCGGCGAGCTGCTGATGGGGCTGTCGCTGGCCCTGCGCTACGACATTCCGGTTTCCGAGCTGGCCCGCTGCTTCTGTCCCTACCTGACCTGGTCTGAGGCCGTCAAGCTGGCCGCGCTGGGCTTTACAAAAGATGTACGCCAGCTCAGTTGCTGCGCCACCTGA
- a CDS encoding SHOCT domain-containing protein produces the protein MYGPHMVWGMHWGWWIFWIVVIIALVWLLSQQRRSGEPAHRPARESPLELLQRRYAAGEISTEEYEERRARLERDRLT, from the coding sequence ATGTACGGACCACACATGGTTTGGGGCATGCACTGGGGCTGGTGGATTTTCTGGATCGTCGTGATCATTGCGCTGGTCTGGCTGCTCAGCCAGCAGCGGCGCTCTGGCGAACCAGCCCACCGGCCCGCACGGGAATCGCCGCTGGAACTTTTGCAGCGGCGTTATGCCGCCGGTGAGATCTCCACAGAAGAATACGAAGAACGGCGGGCCCGCCTGGAACGCGACCGGCTGACATGA
- a CDS encoding class I SAM-dependent methyltransferase → MNALRQQTLSPDPEATAFARKAYDRLAGRYDLLELPMEWLAFRRWRRRLWARVQGPEVLEIGVGTGKNIPFYPSGIRVTAIDLSPRMLERARRRLQSTPERAVTLLEMDAQALHFEDDRFDEVVATFVFCSVPDPILGLQEALRVTRPGGRLHLLEHMRVRWEWLGRWMDRLDAPVYRLTGVHIARRTVDNVQRAGWALEEVTDLAPGGLVRHIVARKPQP, encoded by the coding sequence ATGAACGCCCTCCGTCAGCAGACGCTATCTCCTGATCCGGAGGCCACCGCCTTCGCCCGGAAAGCCTATGACCGCCTGGCAGGCCGGTACGACCTGCTGGAGCTCCCGATGGAATGGCTGGCTTTTCGGCGATGGCGCCGCCGGCTCTGGGCCCGGGTGCAGGGACCAGAAGTGCTGGAGATCGGCGTCGGCACTGGCAAAAATATCCCGTTTTATCCCTCGGGCATTCGGGTTACCGCCATTGATCTGTCGCCACGCATGCTGGAACGGGCCCGCCGGCGCCTCCAGAGCACCCCCGAACGCGCAGTCACCCTGCTGGAAATGGATGCGCAGGCGCTGCACTTTGAGGACGACCGCTTTGACGAGGTCGTAGCCACATTCGTCTTCTGTTCGGTTCCGGATCCCATCCTGGGGCTGCAAGAGGCGCTGCGCGTAACCCGACCCGGGGGACGCCTGCATCTGCTGGAGCATATGCGCGTTCGTTGGGAGTGGCTGGGGCGCTGGATGGACCGCCTGGATGCCCCTGTCTATCGCCTGACAGGCGTGCATATTGCACGCCGCACCGTTGACAATGTACAACGGGCTGGCTGGGCGCTGGAAGAAGTTACTGATCTGGCCCCCGGCGGCCTGGTGCGTCATATTGTTGCGCGTAAACCTCAACCTTAA
- a CDS encoding mercuric transporter MerT family protein, which translates to MRAQKTNAVVRSSLLAAIGAGVLASICCVGPLVAVAAGVGGVWVSQLTALEPYRPFFIALALGALALAWYREARRRQDPDCDCEAGLHPKMRRLLLGGATVLVLGLLVAPSLIESAHTVPAVTQETNPSVQEVVLEVQGMTCEACSQAVVYALQRLEGVRAAEVTLEPPEARVRFEAEKVSVAQLIETIRSAGFDAHLKANESL; encoded by the coding sequence ATGCGCGCCCAAAAGACAAACGCGGTAGTTCGTTCCAGCCTGTTGGCGGCCATTGGAGCCGGGGTGCTGGCTTCTATCTGTTGTGTTGGCCCTTTAGTTGCAGTGGCCGCTGGCGTGGGGGGTGTCTGGGTGAGTCAGCTTACCGCGCTGGAACCCTATCGACCATTTTTTATAGCGCTGGCGCTGGGAGCATTGGCGCTGGCCTGGTATCGGGAAGCGCGGCGTCGCCAGGATCCAGATTGCGACTGCGAGGCCGGTCTGCATCCGAAGATGCGTCGGTTGTTGCTGGGAGGCGCGACAGTGCTGGTGCTGGGACTGCTGGTCGCGCCCTCTTTGATCGAATCTGCGCATACGGTACCGGCAGTTACGCAGGAGACCAACCCGTCGGTGCAGGAGGTGGTCCTGGAGGTGCAGGGGATGACTTGCGAGGCCTGTAGCCAGGCGGTGGTCTATGCGTTGCAGCGCCTTGAGGGGGTACGGGCGGCCGAGGTAACGCTGGAGCCGCCAGAAGCACGCGTGCGCTTCGAGGCGGAAAAGGTGTCGGTAGCGCAGCTCATCGAGACCATTCGCAGCGCTGGATTTGACGCGCACCTGAAAGCAAACGAGTCGTTATGA
- a CDS encoding Spy/CpxP family protein refolding chaperone, with product MKTYGTILVLSLLWALPVLGQPHRHQMNRPDTARSMMHMQQGGMQGHMMMQMMSGMMGMMQGGMMMQRMQQPLHRATMMAFVLPVMADSLGLSTQQQQQLRELKQRMMQQHHARQQEMRRHRQALQALFKENRHPEPAAVREHLQAMARLKVEDQVAPYETFRQMMQVLNETQRTRLRELKPRQMMHYMMRLPMMEMMQMMHMMHGREGMMRMMRGGGMMDMMGGGGMMHRQQGSSSHQHQNDQNKGHRHQPR from the coding sequence ATGAAAACGTATGGAACCATTCTCGTCTTAAGCCTGCTATGGGCCCTGCCGGTGCTTGGACAACCCCACCGGCACCAGATGAACCGGCCGGATACGGCGCGTAGCATGATGCACATGCAGCAGGGGGGGATGCAGGGGCACATGATGATGCAAATGATGTCGGGCATGATGGGCATGATGCAGGGAGGCATGATGATGCAGCGTATGCAACAGCCGCTGCATCGGGCTACGATGATGGCTTTTGTCTTGCCCGTTATGGCCGACTCGTTGGGCCTCTCTACGCAGCAACAGCAGCAGCTTCGCGAGCTCAAGCAGCGCATGATGCAGCAGCATCATGCGCGTCAGCAGGAAATGCGCCGGCACCGCCAGGCTCTTCAGGCGCTCTTTAAAGAAAATCGACACCCTGAACCGGCTGCAGTGCGAGAGCATCTACAGGCAATGGCACGCCTGAAAGTAGAAGATCAGGTGGCCCCGTATGAAACTTTCCGCCAGATGATGCAGGTGCTGAATGAAACGCAGCGGACTCGTCTGCGCGAGCTCAAGCCACGCCAGATGATGCATTACATGATGCGGTTGCCTATGATGGAAATGATGCAGATGATGCACATGATGCATGGCCGCGAGGGTATGATGCGCATGATGCGCGGGGGTGGCATGATGGACATGATGGGAGGCGGCGGCATGATGCATCGCCAGCAAGGATCATCGTCGCATCAACACCAGAATGACCAGAACAAAGGCCATCGTCATCAGCCACGCTAA
- a CDS encoding YVTN family beta-propeller repeat protein, translating into MRFLVAGPILLLLGLMGGCAPTVSTPDDLVFVTLSAQQAIAVLGHQTSWPAGQQITYVAADPEGRLVLATSSRENRIYVYDAPSGRLRDILSVGQTPKGVQIDHAGRWAAVANEGEGTISLIELATLRIAATIPVGPMPHNSVFSPDDQLLYVTLQGDSSVAVVSLPQRTVVDRLPAGRAPHNVDLSPDGRWLYVSNIGSRNLTVIDLTTRRIIRRIPLSAPHYGVDATPDGRYVLVTGLADSVVTVIDAQQLEVMQQITVGPGPHGVRASLDGRKAYVALALQDRVAVLDLTTLTVTRYLSPGKGPFWIAIPGNS; encoded by the coding sequence ATGCGATTCCTGGTGGCCGGGCCGATCCTTCTGCTGCTTGGCCTGATGGGAGGGTGTGCCCCAACGGTTTCCACCCCCGACGATCTGGTCTTTGTTACCCTGTCGGCCCAGCAGGCAATAGCCGTATTAGGACATCAGACTTCCTGGCCAGCGGGTCAGCAGATTACATACGTTGCCGCAGACCCTGAAGGAAGACTGGTGCTGGCCACCAGTAGCCGCGAAAACCGAATCTATGTCTACGATGCTCCCAGCGGACGCTTGCGGGATATCCTTTCGGTTGGCCAAACGCCCAAAGGAGTCCAGATCGACCATGCAGGTCGATGGGCGGCTGTTGCAAACGAAGGAGAAGGCACAATTTCACTGATTGAGCTGGCTACGCTGAGGATTGCGGCGACCATCCCGGTAGGCCCTATGCCCCACAACAGCGTTTTTTCTCCAGACGATCAATTGCTCTACGTGACGCTTCAGGGAGACAGTAGCGTAGCTGTCGTAAGCTTGCCGCAGCGAACTGTCGTCGATCGCCTGCCAGCCGGACGCGCTCCCCATAATGTAGATCTTTCGCCTGACGGGCGCTGGCTATATGTCTCCAACATTGGCAGTCGCAACCTGACCGTTATCGACCTGACCACGCGCCGCATCATTCGACGGATTCCGCTTAGCGCCCCTCATTATGGCGTCGATGCAACGCCGGATGGACGGTACGTACTGGTCACTGGCCTTGCCGATTCAGTCGTTACGGTCATTGACGCGCAGCAATTGGAAGTGATGCAGCAAATTACGGTAGGTCCTGGCCCTCATGGCGTGCGCGCCAGCCTGGACGGCCGAAAAGCATACGTAGCCCTGGCCTTACAGGACCGCGTAGCCGTCCTTGATCTGACAACCCTGACGGTTACCCGGTACCTGAGTCCCGGCAAGGGGCCTTTCTGGATTGCAATCCCGGGAAATTCTTAA
- a CDS encoding DUF411 domain-containing protein encodes MRITRKTYVLGFLLGAAVAAIGLAVYSSQRGAIAQPTLTVFKSPTCGCCSDWVTHMQNAGFKVRVEDVQDMATIKARFRVPYQLQSCHTALIEGYVIEGHVPARDVQRLLQEKPAVAGLAVPGMPVGSPGMEQGDRRDPYDVLTFTTDGQTQVYARYGLPELKQ; translated from the coding sequence ATGCGCATAACTCGCAAAACCTATGTGCTGGGTTTTCTGCTGGGCGCTGCCGTGGCCGCCATTGGCCTGGCCGTTTACAGCAGCCAGCGAGGCGCCATCGCCCAACCCACGCTGACCGTCTTCAAAAGTCCCACCTGTGGTTGCTGCAGCGACTGGGTTACCCATATGCAGAATGCGGGCTTTAAGGTGCGCGTAGAAGACGTGCAAGATATGGCGACCATCAAAGCCCGATTTCGCGTTCCCTACCAGTTGCAGTCGTGCCATACAGCCCTTATCGAAGGATATGTAATCGAGGGGCATGTGCCTGCGCGCGACGTGCAACGCCTTCTGCAGGAAAAACCGGCGGTAGCAGGCCTGGCGGTTCCAGGCATGCCCGTCGGATCGCCGGGCATGGAACAGGGAGACCGGCGCGATCCGTACGACGTGCTGACCTTTACTACGGACGGACAAACGCAGGTATACGCGCGTTACGGTCTGCCAGAGCTTAAACAATAG
- a CDS encoding 6-bladed beta-propeller, translating to MIALLLGLIASAVQAQQQRLRVTFRLEQPILLQEQPGAYIQTVTSITRTDSLLWITGGRPGNTALYVYDLNGRFIQQVGEQGDGPHAYRSAGFLRIFQDTLWLWDNMGLRLLGIDLKTRQVVQRYSDFSLNCQDFIYRYPFVIFSHSQRTSQFITLFDLRHKRYVESFGEGQYEDEILSLMSGTGHLAYLDSLVYFVRPSQPALYRLNLRTRQVQRFPLAIPNFTVAPYKGPRVPALTLQAVRYIFTNSVNRGVWKTPIGLVLLIDTGAYVFKDFTPKSNGDRSLNFVVVDLRTLQQIGHIYLETDFLVKNGLNQFVGWDPETATFYFYSVREEEPLHQIIPVRLHFE from the coding sequence ATGATTGCGTTGTTGCTGGGCCTCATCGCGTCGGCGGTGCAGGCTCAGCAACAACGCCTGCGTGTTACTTTTCGGCTGGAACAGCCCATTCTGCTCCAAGAACAACCCGGGGCCTACATTCAAACGGTAACCTCAATCACCCGCACCGACTCGCTGCTCTGGATCACGGGTGGCCGGCCGGGCAATACGGCGCTTTATGTTTATGACCTGAACGGTCGCTTCATCCAGCAGGTCGGCGAGCAGGGAGATGGTCCCCATGCGTATCGCAGTGCCGGATTTCTACGAATCTTTCAGGATACGCTCTGGCTGTGGGACAACATGGGGCTCAGGCTACTGGGCATTGATCTTAAAACGCGACAAGTCGTTCAACGGTACTCCGATTTCAGCTTAAACTGCCAAGACTTTATTTATCGTTATCCTTTTGTGATCTTTAGTCACTCTCAAAGAACCTCACAGTTTATTACGCTATTCGATCTGCGCCACAAACGATATGTGGAAAGTTTTGGAGAAGGCCAGTATGAAGACGAAATCCTGTCGCTTATGTCAGGAACCGGACATTTAGCCTACCTAGATTCCCTGGTTTACTTTGTTCGACCATCGCAGCCTGCACTCTACCGACTGAATCTGCGAACGCGCCAGGTTCAACGTTTCCCGTTAGCAATTCCAAACTTTACCGTTGCTCCCTATAAAGGTCCACGTGTACCCGCCCTTACCCTACAAGCCGTGCGCTATATCTTTACCAATTCTGTAAACCGTGGCGTATGGAAAACTCCCATAGGTCTCGTCCTTTTGATCGACACAGGAGCTTATGTGTTTAAAGATTTCACACCAAAAAGCAATGGAGACCGATCGCTAAACTTTGTCGTGGTCGACTTACGAACATTGCAACAGATTGGCCATATTTATCTTGAAACAGACTTTCTCGTAAAGAATGGTTTGAACCAGTTTGTTGGTTGGGATCCGGAGACGGCCACCTTCTATTTTTACAGCGTTCGTGAAGAAGAGCCCCTGCACCAGATTATTCCTGTCCGTTTGCATTTTGAGTAA
- a CDS encoding multicopper oxidase family protein, which yields MPDRRTFLRTLLSSTAALAAPGLWAGCRQETTDQAEAAPPLRRTTPTGPTRTVRLRVEPIEVEVAPGRIYRTWGYNGAFPGPELRVREGEQLQVIVENFLPEGTTIHWHGVPVPNAMDGVPGLTQDPIAPGETFTYTFVAAPSGSYLYHSHVGLQLDRGLLGALIIEETTPHVSYDREYTLVLDDFLPGAPQPLATSAPGRPGRGMMGRGMMGGMRGMMGIQMPSYAGSLINGRLPEAAPVFEVRQGERIRLRLLNPSGASTFRFAIDGHPLLVTHADGRPVEPVRVDNLLIGMGERYDVMLEATNPGRWAIVAIPVEGTHAPARAILHYRESRARGLPSGLPETLQGRTLTYADLRCLEMLPARRPDRTFHLVLSGGMPMAPRWTINGQAYPEADPLEITKGERVRFRMINHSMMLHPMHLHGHFFRVGDALKDTVLVLPHMGRISFDFIADNPGRWFFHCHNLYHLENGMAREVRYRS from the coding sequence ATGCCTGATCGGCGCACGTTTCTCCGAACCTTACTGAGCTCAACGGCGGCGCTGGCAGCGCCTGGCCTGTGGGCAGGGTGCCGTCAGGAAACAACCGACCAGGCCGAAGCAGCACCGCCGCTGCGCCGCACCACCCCTACCGGTCCTACCCGCACGGTACGCCTCCGGGTTGAACCCATTGAAGTCGAGGTGGCCCCGGGCCGCATCTACCGCACCTGGGGCTATAACGGCGCATTTCCCGGCCCAGAGCTTCGCGTGCGCGAAGGCGAACAACTACAGGTTATCGTCGAAAACTTTCTGCCAGAAGGGACCACGATCCACTGGCATGGCGTACCGGTCCCTAACGCTATGGACGGAGTCCCCGGCCTGACCCAAGACCCCATTGCGCCCGGCGAAACCTTTACGTACACGTTCGTGGCCGCTCCTTCCGGTAGCTATCTATACCACAGCCACGTTGGCCTGCAGCTCGACCGTGGCCTGCTCGGCGCGTTAATCATTGAAGAAACCACACCGCACGTATCCTATGACCGGGAGTACACCCTGGTACTGGACGACTTCCTGCCCGGCGCCCCGCAGCCGCTTGCAACCAGCGCTCCCGGCAGGCCCGGTCGCGGCATGATGGGACGTGGCATGATGGGGGGCATGCGGGGAATGATGGGCATTCAGATGCCTTCCTATGCCGGATCGTTGATCAACGGTCGTCTGCCGGAAGCAGCGCCGGTCTTTGAAGTACGGCAGGGTGAACGCATCCGCCTGCGGCTGCTGAATCCTTCCGGTGCCAGCACCTTCCGCTTCGCTATCGACGGACATCCCCTGCTGGTTACCCACGCAGACGGCCGGCCTGTAGAGCCTGTGCGCGTCGACAATCTGCTTATCGGCATGGGCGAACGCTACGATGTCATGCTGGAAGCCACTAATCCCGGCCGCTGGGCTATCGTGGCCATTCCGGTTGAAGGCACGCACGCCCCGGCCCGCGCCATCCTTCACTATCGAGAAAGCCGCGCGCGAGGGCTGCCGTCCGGACTGCCAGAAACGCTCCAGGGGCGCACGCTTACCTACGCCGACCTGCGCTGCCTGGAAATGCTACCGGCCCGGCGTCCCGACCGCACCTTCCACCTCGTCCTCTCAGGCGGCATGCCCATGGCGCCACGCTGGACAATCAATGGCCAGGCATATCCCGAAGCTGACCCCCTGGAAATCACGAAGGGCGAGCGCGTGCGCTTTCGCATGATCAATCACAGTATGATGCTGCATCCCATGCACCTGCACGGCCACTTCTTCCGCGTAGGCGACGCCCTGAAAGACACCGTGCTGGTGCTTCCCCACATGGGCCGCATTAGCTTCGACTTTATTGCCGACAACCCGGGACGCTGGTTCTTCCACTGCCACAACCTCTACCACCTTGAAAACGGCATGGCCCGGGAAGTGCGGTATCGGTCCTGA
- a CDS encoding ArsR/SmtB family transcription factor, protein MRRQEVTDRTCVRVAVDAEKLARLRREALGNDHLVALAAFMQAAGNETRLRMLYVLHRAGELCVCDLADIFEISQPAVSRHLKILREKALVEARREAQTIYYRVCTAHPFARLLGRLFDELDLDRIQLNLNATG, encoded by the coding sequence ATGAGACGGCAGGAGGTGACCGATCGCACCTGCGTGCGCGTGGCGGTCGATGCAGAGAAGCTGGCCCGGCTTCGCCGGGAAGCGCTTGGGAATGATCATCTGGTGGCGTTGGCTGCCTTCATGCAGGCTGCCGGTAATGAAACGCGCCTGCGGATGCTTTACGTGCTACATCGAGCGGGCGAGCTGTGCGTGTGCGACCTGGCCGATATTTTTGAGATCTCGCAGCCGGCGGTTTCACGTCATCTGAAAATCCTGCGGGAGAAAGCGCTGGTGGAAGCGCGACGGGAGGCGCAGACGATCTACTATCGGGTCTGCACGGCTCATCCGTTCGCCCGATTGCTGGGGCGACTTTTCGATGAGCTGGACCTGGACCGAATTCAACTGAACCTGAATGCTACGGGGTAA
- a CDS encoding DUF302 domain-containing protein, whose protein sequence is MSEVKTTYYFARTLPIGLEEAEARVRELLQEEGFGVLTEIDVRETLKKKLNIEVRPYRILGACNPHFAHQALQAEPHIGTMLPCNVIVRQTEDGQTEVAAIDPVASMQAVDNPALRPIAEQVRERLKRIIEKL, encoded by the coding sequence ATGAGCGAAGTCAAAACGACTTACTACTTTGCCCGGACTCTTCCTATCGGACTGGAAGAAGCCGAAGCCCGCGTGCGAGAACTGCTGCAGGAAGAAGGCTTTGGGGTGCTAACCGAGATCGACGTGCGCGAAACGCTGAAAAAGAAACTGAACATCGAGGTACGCCCCTATCGGATCCTGGGAGCCTGTAACCCGCACTTTGCCCATCAAGCGCTGCAAGCCGAGCCGCACATCGGCACTATGCTGCCCTGTAACGTGATCGTCCGCCAGACGGAGGATGGGCAGACCGAAGTAGCGGCCATCGATCCAGTCGCGTCAATGCAGGCCGTTGACAACCCGGCTTTGCGCCCCATTGCCGAACAGGTGCGGGAGCGGCTGAAACGCATTATTGAAAAACTCTAA
- a CDS encoding TlpA family protein disulfide reductase, with protein MQESLPLSPSLLYGLAALLTLGGAVLLWLAPRLNPHRRLEGAAAWTGVVLGSFVTLSGLALGVLAYLRQQQPELVQPPGAVGRPAPALTFRLVETDEPRTLADYRGQVILLNLWATWCGPCLAEIPELNRFQQAYRDQGVVVIMISDEPRQTVLEFMKERPLEPVSGYLPPGTRWPWPYNRVEQARPTTFVIDRQGIIRETWPGAADFAQFEAAVLPYLEQ; from the coding sequence ATGCAAGAGTCGTTGCCGCTTTCCCCTTCCCTGCTATACGGACTGGCGGCGCTGCTAACGCTTGGAGGTGCAGTGCTGCTCTGGCTGGCCCCACGCCTTAATCCCCATCGGCGCCTGGAAGGAGCCGCGGCGTGGACGGGTGTGGTGCTTGGCAGTTTTGTGACGCTTTCCGGTCTGGCGCTTGGCGTGCTGGCCTACCTGCGCCAGCAACAACCTGAACTCGTGCAACCACCGGGCGCTGTCGGACGACCCGCCCCTGCCCTGACCTTTCGGCTGGTCGAAACAGACGAACCGCGCACGCTGGCCGATTACCGAGGTCAGGTGATCTTGCTCAACTTATGGGCAACATGGTGCGGCCCCTGCCTGGCTGAAATTCCGGAACTGAACCGTTTCCAACAGGCCTATCGGGACCAGGGCGTCGTGGTCATCATGATCTCCGACGAACCCCGGCAGACCGTCCTGGAATTTATGAAAGAGCGGCCACTGGAGCCTGTCAGCGGGTACCTGCCACCCGGTACCCGCTGGCCCTGGCCGTATAACCGCGTCGAACAGGCGCGTCCCACTACGTTTGTCATCGATCGCCAGGGGATTATTCGCGAGACCTGGCCAGGCGCCGCCGACTTCGCCCAGTTTGAAGCAGCCGTATTACCATACCTGGAACAATAA